The window GACAGTGGTAAAGGCCGTAAAAAGAAATTAACGGCATTAGACCATTCTATCCATCAGATAACTGAAAATGTAGAAGATACGATAGAAAACCGTTTTGCAAATTAATAAGACCGGTTGGTACTAAATGCAGATGTCGGAATTGATGAAGAGAGGAACTTCTTCTGATGTTTTTATAAAATATCTGGCGAAGTTAATCCCAAAGCAATGGCAGCTTTGGTCAGTTCTGCCGGACTACTAACATTTAATTTGCGCATAAGCAAATATCTGTGTCTTTCAATTGTTCTTATAGACCTGTGCAAAAGAGCAGCCATTTCAGAATTACTATTGCCTTCCGCAATTAATTTCAAAATCTCTTTTTCAGAATTGGTCAATGGTTTTCCAGCAAACTTATTAGCCGTTAGACTTCTATGTAAAGCCGATGTTACCAATGGAAACAAAATTTTTGTATCGACAGGCCTTTCAAGAAAATCCATAGCTCCTGATTTAAGTGCTTTGACAGCCATCGGCACATTACCATAACCTGTAACAAGCAAAACAGAAAGCCAGGGCCGCAATTGTTTAACCTCCTTTAGTAGAGCCATACCATCCATGCCCGGCATATTAACATCAGTTATTAAAAGGTGACACTCACGCTGCGGATTTTTTAAAGCTTCAAGACAGGCATAACCGCTATCAAAACATTTTACATAGCAACAGAATTTGTCTTCCAA of the Planctomycetaceae bacterium genome contains:
- a CDS encoding response regulator, with product MDTPIKDASIFFVDDEVDMRRIARIFLEDKFCCYVKCFDSGYACLEALKNPQRECHLLITDVNMPGMDGMALLKEVKQLRPWLSVLLVTGYGNVPMAVKALKSGAMDFLERPVDTKILFPLVTSALHRSLTANKFAGKPLTNSEKEILKLIAEGNSNSEMAALLHRSIRTIERHRYLLMRKLNVSSPAELTKAAIALGLTSPDIL